A genomic region of Desulfosarcina ovata subsp. ovata contains the following coding sequences:
- a CDS encoding (Fe-S)-binding protein produces MVENPIQLGGKKKQTFIDKVKEVLPEGGNLNLCLTCGACSSGCPATGLAGMDPRKFLRMAALGMDDEIAKSDWPWMCSMCQRCIYVCPMQIDIPQLVYNARQLRPREERPKGILGSCDMALRNDSCSAMGTSPDDFQFVVEDVLEEYQEAQPEFAEMQAPIDKEGAEFFLNQNSREPVTEPDEMVPLWKILHLAGVDWTYGSKGWGGENYCMFLADDEAWKHTTGMSVKQADTLGCKTYLNTEUGHVTFSVRAGLNKFNIPHNCEIKSIYEYYAKWIREGRLKVNSDWNKDLKIKFTVQDPCQIIRKSYGDPVAEDLRFVVKSVVGEENFVDMYPNRSNNFCCGGGGGFLQSGFKEERLKYGQLKDNQIQTTGADYCIAACHNCHAQIHELSEHYGAGYGVVHLWTLICLSLGVLGPNEREYLLDDLKEVNVFHPETAM; encoded by the coding sequence ATGGTTGAAAACCCCATTCAGTTGGGAGGCAAAAAAAAACAGACATTCATTGACAAGGTCAAAGAGGTCCTTCCGGAAGGAGGCAATCTGAACCTCTGCCTGACCTGCGGGGCATGTTCCTCAGGATGCCCGGCAACCGGGCTGGCCGGCATGGACCCACGCAAATTCCTGCGCATGGCGGCGCTGGGAATGGATGATGAAATCGCCAAATCGGACTGGCCTTGGATGTGCTCCATGTGTCAGCGCTGTATCTATGTCTGCCCAATGCAGATCGACATCCCGCAATTGGTTTATAACGCCCGGCAGTTGCGCCCCCGCGAAGAGCGGCCCAAGGGTATTTTGGGATCCTGTGACATGGCCTTGCGCAACGACAGCTGCAGCGCCATGGGAACCTCGCCCGACGATTTCCAGTTCGTGGTAGAGGATGTGCTTGAAGAGTACCAGGAGGCCCAACCCGAGTTTGCCGAAATGCAGGCCCCCATCGACAAGGAGGGTGCCGAGTTTTTCCTCAACCAGAATTCGCGTGAACCGGTCACCGAGCCCGACGAAATGGTGCCCCTGTGGAAAATTTTGCACCTGGCCGGCGTGGACTGGACCTACGGTTCCAAAGGCTGGGGCGGTGAAAATTATTGCATGTTCTTGGCGGATGACGAGGCTTGGAAACATACGACCGGCATGTCGGTCAAGCAGGCCGATACTTTGGGGTGTAAAACCTATCTTAATACGGAGTGAGGGCACGTAACCTTCTCAGTCCGGGCCGGACTGAACAAATTCAACATTCCGCATAACTGTGAAATTAAAAGCATCTATGAATATTATGCCAAATGGATCCGTGAAGGGCGACTCAAGGTAAATTCGGACTGGAACAAAGACTTGAAAATCAAATTCACCGTTCAGGACCCCTGCCAGATTATCCGCAAGAGCTACGGAGACCCCGTTGCCGAGGATCTGCGCTTTGTGGTCAAGTCGGTGGTCGGTGAAGAGAACTTCGTCGACATGTATCCGAACCGATCCAACAATTTCTGTTGCGGCGGGGGCGGCGGGTTCCTGCAGTCGGGATTCAAGGAAGAACGGCTCAAATACGGCCAGCTCAAGGACAATCAGATCCAGACCACCGGGGCGGATTATTGTATTGCCGCCTGCCACAACTGCCATGCTCAGATCCATGAACTGAGCGAGCACTATGGCGCCGGCTACGGCGTGGTCCATCTGTGGACCCTGATCTGCCTTTCACTGGGCGTCCTTGGCCCCAATGAACGCGAGTACCTGCTGGACGACCTGAAAGAAGTCAACGTGTTTCATCCGGAAACCGCGATGTAA
- a CDS encoding sigma-54 interaction domain-containing protein yields the protein MKTHKPDPIPHNVTEIILESISDGVFTVDHAWRIMSFNRAAEEITGIRREEAIGRHCWEVFRANMCEDNCALKRTMQDGTALTNTSTYIVNSQKKRIPISVSTAPLISSSGEILGGVETFRDHSVVEALRKRLYGRFQIGDIVSRNDAMHEILAILPMVAESGSTVLLEGETGTGKELLARAIHNASSRKEMPFVAINCSALPDSLLESELFGYKAGAFTNATRDKPGYFDISKGGTILLDEIGETSPAFQVKLLRVLEEQAVAPLGSVRKIKTDVRVIAATNKNLSDLVADGKFRQDLFYRINVVRMVLPPLRNRKEDIPLLVEHFIEKMNMLRGKAITGVDADVLQVLMCHDYPGNIRELENIIEHAFVLCASGPIQVSHLPGNFSGGLPPSHERTPLSHTLNTTEAIAIVNALKRHDYNRMAAAKALGMHKSTLFRKIKKLGIPLPEIDGRSRSERKKTPT from the coding sequence GTGAAAACGCATAAACCCGACCCCATACCGCACAACGTCACCGAGATCATTCTGGAGAGCATCTCCGATGGGGTGTTCACCGTTGATCATGCCTGGCGGATCATGTCCTTTAACCGTGCGGCGGAAGAGATTACCGGTATCCGCCGCGAGGAGGCTATCGGCCGACACTGCTGGGAGGTGTTCCGCGCCAACATGTGCGAAGATAACTGCGCCCTGAAACGGACCATGCAGGACGGCACAGCACTGACCAACACCAGCACCTATATCGTTAACAGCCAAAAAAAGCGGATTCCCATCAGTGTCTCCACAGCACCGCTGATCAGCAGCAGTGGCGAAATTCTGGGCGGTGTGGAAACGTTCCGGGACCACAGCGTCGTGGAAGCGTTGCGCAAGCGCCTGTACGGCCGGTTTCAAATCGGCGACATCGTCAGCCGCAACGATGCCATGCACGAAATCCTGGCCATTTTGCCCATGGTGGCGGAAAGTGGCAGTACTGTCCTTCTTGAGGGAGAGACCGGCACAGGAAAGGAGCTTCTGGCCCGGGCCATTCACAATGCCAGTTCCCGCAAGGAGATGCCCTTTGTGGCCATCAATTGCAGTGCCCTGCCGGACAGTCTGCTTGAATCCGAGCTCTTCGGCTATAAAGCGGGGGCCTTCACCAATGCCACCCGAGACAAACCCGGCTATTTCGATATTTCCAAAGGGGGTACGATCCTGCTCGACGAAATTGGCGAGACCAGTCCCGCGTTTCAGGTCAAACTGCTCCGTGTTCTGGAGGAGCAGGCCGTTGCCCCCCTGGGTTCGGTGCGCAAGATTAAAACGGATGTAAGGGTGATCGCTGCGACCAACAAGAATCTTTCAGACCTGGTCGCCGACGGAAAATTCCGGCAAGATCTGTTTTACCGCATCAACGTGGTTCGAATGGTTCTGCCACCACTGCGCAATCGCAAGGAGGATATTCCCCTTTTGGTCGAGCATTTCATTGAAAAAATGAACATGCTGCGTGGAAAAGCGATAACCGGTGTTGACGCCGACGTCCTGCAGGTTCTCATGTGCCACGATTATCCGGGTAATATCCGTGAACTCGAAAATATTATCGAACATGCATTTGTTCTGTGTGCATCCGGCCCGATTCAGGTCAGCCACCTGCCCGGCAATTTTTCCGGTGGTCTGCCACCTTCACATGAACGGACCCCGCTGAGTCACACCCTCAACACCACAGAGGCCATCGCCATTGTCAATGCATTGAAACGCCATGATTACAACCGGATGGCCGCAGCCAAAGCCTTGGGAATGCACAAAAGCACACTTTTTCGAAAAATTAAAAAGCTGGGTATCCCCCTGCCTGAAATCGACGGCCGCTCCCGATCAGAAAGGAAGAAGACGCCTACCTAG
- a CDS encoding paraquat-inducible protein A, translated as MMQPVIACHECDLLQQVKPLPPKSTARCVRCGALLYVHTPDTIDRSLAFAITGLVLMLIANIYPFLSLESQGATLETTLITGTLILARQSPIGLAFLVLLTSMLVPCILMGALVVVLGSIKWGQRLPACRRIFRLALALRPWSMTEVFMLGILVSVVKLAKMATIIPGTALFAFLGLVFVLAAINTVLDPHTVWEKMVP; from the coding sequence ATGATGCAACCGGTGATTGCCTGCCACGAATGCGACCTGCTGCAACAGGTGAAACCGTTGCCACCCAAAAGCACGGCACGCTGCGTACGTTGCGGTGCACTGCTTTACGTGCATACCCCTGACACCATTGACCGTTCCCTTGCCTTTGCCATTACCGGATTGGTGTTGATGCTGATCGCCAACATCTATCCTTTTCTGTCACTTGAGTCTCAGGGGGCCACCTTGGAGACGACCCTGATTACCGGGACGCTCATCCTTGCCCGCCAGAGTCCCATCGGATTGGCCTTCCTGGTCCTGCTTACCAGCATGCTGGTCCCCTGCATCCTGATGGGGGCGCTGGTGGTCGTTTTGGGATCGATCAAGTGGGGCCAGCGGCTGCCGGCCTGCCGCCGGATTTTCCGTTTGGCGCTGGCCCTGCGTCCCTGGAGCATGACCGAAGTCTTCATGCTCGGCATTCTTGTTTCGGTGGTTAAGCTGGCCAAGATGGCCACCATTATCCCCGGGACGGCATTGTTTGCTTTTCTTGGTCTGGTTTTCGTTTTGGCCGCCATCAACACGGTTCTTGATCCGCACACCGTATGGGAGAAAATGGTACCATGA
- a CDS encoding response regulator transcription factor, with protein MINVLLVTPNRQNFAELSSAIEKQNGSVIWAQTGDNALEMLKEKSADLVVADENLGDMTGLEFAERLVALNPMINCALVSSLSKEDYHEASEGLGVLMQLPPQPRQVDATRLMTHLNQILGFTSAVEKP; from the coding sequence TTGATCAACGTTCTGCTTGTCACCCCGAACCGGCAAAACTTTGCCGAACTGTCATCTGCCATTGAAAAACAAAACGGTAGCGTCATTTGGGCGCAGACCGGCGATAACGCTCTGGAAATGTTAAAAGAAAAATCTGCCGATCTCGTCGTGGCCGATGAAAACTTAGGCGATATGACCGGCCTTGAATTTGCCGAACGGCTGGTGGCACTTAACCCCATGATCAACTGTGCCCTTGTCAGCTCGCTCTCCAAAGAAGACTACCACGAAGCCAGCGAAGGGCTCGGCGTATTGATGCAACTTCCCCCCCAGCCGCGCCAGGTGGATGCAACGCGCCTGATGACGCACCTTAACCAGATTCTGGGATTCACTTCAGCAGTCGAGAAACCCTGA
- a CDS encoding NifB/NifX family molybdenum-iron cluster-binding protein — protein MKVAVTVWEDRISPVFDASRRLLVVSIEKGCIVDRSVVIFNPERPSNLVKTLAELGAPVLICGAVSRVPATVIAAGGIVLIPFIAGKVERVLGAYAKGEPLTPTFVMPGCLRTAPETGNPVH, from the coding sequence ATGAAAGTTGCTGTTACCGTTTGGGAGGATCGGATCTCTCCGGTGTTCGATGCATCCCGGCGTCTGTTGGTCGTCAGCATCGAAAAGGGTTGCATCGTTGACCGCTCAGTGGTGATTTTCAATCCTGAACGGCCATCCAACTTGGTAAAAACCCTTGCGGAACTGGGTGCACCGGTTCTCATTTGCGGTGCGGTATCCCGTGTCCCGGCCACCGTTATCGCCGCCGGCGGAATTGTGTTGATTCCCTTTATCGCTGGAAAGGTGGAGCGGGTTCTGGGTGCATATGCGAAAGGAGAGCCGCTGACACCGACTTTTGTAATGCCCGGATGCCTGCGCACGGCACCTGAAACCGGCAACCCCGTTCATTGA